DNA from Brucella melitensis bv. 1 str. 16M:
GAAGATGCCGCCGTGTTCCGCACGGAGGAATCGCTCAAGCAGGGTGTCGAGCGCATGGAAAAGCTCTGGCATGAACTGCCGGACATCAAGGTCACAGACCGCTCCATGATCTGGAACTCGGATCTCGTTGAAACGCTGGAACTTGAAAATCTGATGGCGAATGCGCTGACGACCGTTGTTTCGGCGGAAGCCCGTCAGGAAAGCCGCGGCGCCCATGCGCGCGAGGATTTCCCGGACCGCAACGACGCGGAATGGCGCAAGCACACGCTTTCCCGGCTTTCGCCTGACGGCAAGGTCACGCTCGACTATCGTCCGGTTCATCTCGATCCGCTGACGACGGAAGAGGAAGGTGGCATCAGCCTCGCCAAGATTGCGCCGAAGAAGCGCGTTTACTGATCAGGGGCAAGAGCAATGGTTGAACTCGCACTTCCCAAGAATTCCCGTATGCAGGAGGGCAAGACCTGGCCCCGTCCTGATGGCGCCACCCGTGTCACGGAATTCCGCATCTATCGCTGGTCGCCGGATGACGACGAAAATCCGCGTATCGATACCTATTATGTCGATCGTGACGATTGTGGTCCGATGGTTCTGGACGGTCTGCTCTATATCAAGAACAAGATCGACCCGACGCTGACGCTGCGCCGTTCGTGCCGTGAAGGCATTTGCGGTTCCTGCGCCATGAATATCGATGGCGCGAACACGCTTGCCTGCACCAAGGGTATGGACGACATCAAGGGCACCATCAAGGTCTATCCGCTGCCGCATATGCCGGTGGTGAAGGATCTTGTGCCGGACCTCAATAATTTCTACGCCCAGCACCGTTCCATTGAGCCATGGCTCAAGACGGTTTCGCCGGAGCCGCAGAAGGAATGGCTGCAAAGCCATGAGGACCGCCAGAAGCTCGATGGTCTTTATGAGTGCATTCTGTGCGCCTGCTGCTCGACCTCATGCCCGAGCTATTGGTGGAACGGCGACCGTTATCTTGGCCCCGCCGTGCTGCTTCAGGCCTATCGCTGGCTGATCGATTCCAGAGACGAAGCCAAGGGCGAACGCCTCGATAACCTTGAGGATCCGTTCCGGCTTTATCGCTGCCATACGATCATGAATTGCGCCCAGACCTGCCCGAAGGGTCTGAACCCGGCCAAGGCGATTGCCGAAATCAAGAAGATGATGGTCGAGCGCCGCGTGTAATCACGGCAATCGCAGTTTTTCTTGGTTTCCCTGTCGGCCTGCGGCCTCCACGCCTCTTGTCATCCGTGCCCGAAGGCACGGTTGCCGAGATCAAGAAGATGATGGTCGAACGCCGCGTGTAACCACGGCAATCGTTGGTCTTTTTAGTCCCTGTCGCGCCAGAGGCGCTCCACGCCTCTTGTTTGCGTCTCTGTCGGCCTGGGGGCCTCCGTGCCTCTTGGTTATTTACTTCTCTGCCGGGCCGAACGAAATCAAAAAGGGGAAGGGTCAACCTTCCCCTTTTGCTATGTTCGGTCCGCGTTGTAGACTTGATCTCTTGAAGTGTTTTCATATTTTTGCAGGAAACAATTATATGGGAGGGACCGAACATGCTCGATCATATCGGTTTCAATATTGCGGATATGAAAAAGTCGCGCGCATTTTATGATGCGGCGCTGTCTCCGCTTGGTATCGGCCATGCCATGGAATTCGGAGATTGGGTTGGCTACGGGCGAAATGGCAAGCCGGAATTCTGGATCGGAGCACAGAAAGGCGCGAAACTGGAAGGCGTGTTGCATGTGGCCTTTTCAGCCGGGACGCGTTCGGAAGTGGACCGCTTTTACGAAGCCGCAATCGCTGCCGGGGGCAGGGATAATGGCAAGCCGGGCCTGAGGCCCCACTACCACCCGGATTACTATGCGGCTTTCGTGCTGGACCCGGATGGCCACAATATAGAAGTCGTCTGCCATCTGCCGGAATAAAGCACTTCCAGCGATTCTGTTAAAACAGGAACCGCGTAGGCGTTTCACACTTTTGCTGGAAATGCTCTAGGGACGAGGCCTGGACTCAGATAGGCTCGCCTTTCAAAAGGCGCGGCGTATCGCCGGAAAGACCGGCCGCCTGTTTGATGAAGAAGGATTTGAGGCTTGGAACGCGATCAACAAGGCCGAGGCCGATGTCGCGGATGGAACGCACCGCCGGATTGTCGTTGGAAAAAAGCTTGGTCAGAATGTCGGTGGTGACGCCCATCTGCACCGTATCGAAGCGACGCCAGGCCTGATAGCGCTCAAGGGCTGCAAAGGAACCGATATCGAGGCCGAGGCGGTCCGTTTCGACCACCACTTCGGCAATCGCCGCCGCATCGCGGAAGCCGAGATTGAGGCCCTGACCGGCGATCGGGTGGATGCGGTGGGCGGCGTCGCCCACAAGCGCAAAGCGGGGCTTTACGAATTCGCGCGCCAGTGTCAGGCCAAGCGGGAAGGCGCGGCGTGGGCCTTCGACATGCAGGGCGCCGAGGCGGTGGCCAAAACGCTGTTCCAGTTCGGCCTCGAAAACGAAATCATCCTCGCGGATAAGCCGTTCGGCGTCTGCCGTGCGTTCCGTCCAGACGAGCGAGCAGCGATTGCCCTTCAACGGAAGGATCGCAAAGGGGCCGGCAGGCAGAAAATGCTCGTCGGCGCGGCCTCCATGCGGGCGCTCATGCGCCACATTGCAGACAATGCCGGATTGGCCATAGTCCCAATTGACGGTCTTGATGCCTGCCAGATCGCGCAGTCGCGAGCGAGCGCCATCGGCGGCGATCAAAAGGCGGGTTTCCAGCCTGTCGCCATTGGCCAGCGTGACGGTTACGCCTTCCGGCCGGGTTTCAAAATTCTCCACGCTCACCGCTTCAAGGAAGGTGATGCCGAGCGCATCCGCCTTGTTGTGCAATGCGGTGTTGAGCACGCGGTTCTCGACCATATGGGCGAAGGGTTCGCCCGGTTCCACCTCCCCCTCGAAGGTGAGGAAGACGGGGCGCACGGGATCGGATGTCCGCGAATCGGTAATGACCATTTCGGTGATGGGCTGGGCTTCGGGAACGATTTCCTGCCAGCAGCCAAGCTTGTAGAGCATCCGCGAGGCGGCGGCGGCAATGGAGGAGGCGCGCGGGTCGTTCTTCCACGCGCCCGCAGGCGCGCCATCGATCACGGTGACGGAAAGGTGGGGCGCGGCTGACTTGATCGCAACCGCCGTGACAAGGCCGACATAGCCGCCGCCTGCAATCACCACATCGTTATTGCGTGGGGCGTCCGTATTTTTCTGGCCAGCCATTGTCGTTCCTTTCCAGAATCCGTCTTTCGCGCAGTGTTTTGGCACATATCGCCGCGCAAGAAACCCGATATTTTGCCGCGCCGCCTGTTCCAGCCCAATCGCTGGTGCGCGAATGTGTTTCCTTTGGCCTGCCCGGTTCTTGACAGGCCCGGATGTGCAGGCTCAAACATGCCTCTTGAACTTTGTAAAGCATATATGGTTGCGGGAGGCAGGCTGTCCATGTCTGATGAAGAAAAGTCCGGGATCGAGCAGACGGCGGCAATGCGCGAACTGCTGTCGATCCTTGATCTCGAAACGCTTGAAATGGATCTTTTTCGCGGCAACAGCCCGCAGGTCGGCTGGCAGCGCGTCTTTGGCGGGCAGGTCATCGGGCAGGCGCTGATTGCGGCGCAGCGCACCGTCGATCCCGAACGCCATGTGCATTCGCTCCACGCCTATTTCGTGCGTCCGGGCGATCCTGCCATTCCCATCATCTATGAGGTGGATCGCATCCGCGACGGTTCCAGCTTCAGCACCCGCCGCGTGCTGGCCAAGCAGCACGGCAAGGCGATCTTTACGCTTTCCGCTTCCTTCCAGATCGATGAAGGCGGCCTCGACCATCAAATGCCGATGCCCGAAGGGTTGCCGCAGCCGGAGCAGCTCGTCGGCGACCATGACATCAAGGAAAAATATCTCGATATGGCACCACCCGGCGTGCGCAAATATTGGGAACGGGAGCGCCCGATCGAAATCAAGCCGGTCTCGCTCACCCATTATTTCTCGCGCGAGAAGCTGGAGCCGGTGCAGCATGTCTGGGTGCGGGCAAGGGGGCTTGTCCCTGATGACCGCGCATTGCAGGCCGCCATTCTCGCTTATCTTTCCGATATGACGCTGCTCGATACCTCGCTTCACCCGCATGGCCGTTTCATTTTCGACCGCGACATGCAGGTAGCGAGCCTTGACCATGCCATGTGGTTCCACCGCCCGTGCCGGCTGGATGACTGGCTTCTTTATACGCAGGATGCGCCGAGCGCTTCTGGTGCGCGCGGCTTCAATCGTGGCGCGCTTTATACGCGCGATGGTGTGCTGATCGCATCGGTGGCGCAGGAAGGGCTGATCCGCGTCCACGAAAAAAACAAGTGATGGTTATTTAATCAGCAGTTTTTCTGTAGCTTAAATTTTAAGCAGATTGGTGATTGCGCGCAAGGTTTCATCCTTTCCGCGCATTTCATTTCAGGGAGGAGACGCGAAAACCGCGCCCATCGCAGCACCTTCTCGCAACTGGCATGATTCTTGTTTGTCTCTGTTTGAACCGGCCTCTTCAGCGCAACCGCGTTTGAAGCCGCCCTTCGACGGAGATATTCGATGCTCATAACAGGAAGAAACAAGCAAACGGCCCTCATGGCCAGCCTGCCCGCACTTTTCGCCCTGGCGGGGACGGCAATGGCGCAGGACACCGCACCGGCACCAACCCTCGATACGGGCGATACGGCCTGGATGCTGACTTCAACCGCGCTTGTGTTGATGATGACCATACCCGGTCTGGCGCTGTTTTATGGCGGCATGGTGCGCAAGAAGAACGTGCTGTCCACGGTGATGCAAAGCTTTGCCATCACCTGCCTCATGTCCATCCTGTGGATGATCGCAGGCTATTCGCTGGCCTTTACCGATGGCGGCTCGCTCCATTCCTATATTGGCGGCTTCTCGAAGGTTTTCTTCTCCGGAGTGACGATGGAATCGCTCACCGGAACCATCCCTGAATATCTCTTCATCACCTTCCAGATGACGTTTGCGATCATCACGCCCGCGCTGATTACCGGCTCGTTTGCAGAGCGCATGAAGTTTTCCTCCATGCTGGTTTTCCTGACGCTGTGGCTGTTCATCGTTTATGTTCCGGTTGCCCATTGGGTCTGGGGCGGGGGCTTCATGGCTTCCGATGGCGTGCTTGATTTTGCCGGTGGCACGGTCGTTCATATCAATGCCGGTGTTGCCGGTCTGGTGGCAGCCCTCGTTATCGGCAAGCGCGATGGTTATGGCCACACTAACATGGCGCCGCACAATCTCGTGCTCTCGGTCATCGGTGCTGCCCTTCTGTGGGTGGGCTGGTTCGGCTTCAATGCCGGTTCTGCCGCCGGTGCCAATGCGCTTGCCGGTGTCGCCATGCTCAACACGCAGGTCGCAACCGCCGGTGCTGCTCTTGCGTGGATGTTTGTGGAATGGGCTATTTCCGGCAAGCCAAGTGTGCTCGGCATTATTTCCGGCGCTGTTGCGGGCCTTGTCGCGGTCACGCCCGCTGCCGGTTTTGTCAATCCGACCGGCGCGCTTATCATCGGCATCGTTGCCGGTGCGGTCTGCTATGTGGCGGCTGTGAAGATCAAGCATGTGCTGGGCTATGACGATTCGCTCGATGCGTTCGGCGTCCATGGCGTCGGTGGTTTTGTCGGCGCGGTGCTGACCGGCTTTTTTGCCGATGCTACGATCAATCCGGCCAGCGAAGGGGCAACCATCGGCAAGCAGTTCTTCGGCGCCGCCATCACGATCATTTATACGGCGATTGCCACCGTGATCATCCTTTACGTGGTCAAGGCCATCATGGGCTTGCGGCCCGGCAAGCAGGCCGAGATCGAGGGGCTGGATATCGCCTTGCATGGGGAGGCGGTGCAGTGAGAACGGGAGTAGGGGAGTAGGAAGGTGTTTCCCTGCTTCCCCGGCTTTCGCAAGGTGCTGGCGAACCTTGCGCCTTTTCTTTATTTGCCGGGCCTTATGCATGGTTAATGAGGAATTAACTATCCGGCGATTAGGATCGGACCGATTCAGTGCGCCCCGAGCATGTCCGCTCACGGGCCAGCAAAAATATTCGGTTCGGGACAGGCTTTATGCGGCAAGGATATTCGCCCTCATACCCGCTGCGTGACGAGCGGATTACGGAAGACAGGTTGCGGTTTGCCAATCTCGTCCGCAGGCAGGTCTATATCCTTCTGGGGCTGGGGCTTCTTTCGCTCACCGCCATGGCGGTTGGCGCGCTTGCCACATGGAATGTCGCCGATCCAAGCTTCAGCCATGCCACCGACAATCCTGTCACCAATGCGCTCGGCTATCCGGGCGCCGTGTTCTCCGATCTGGCCATGCAGTTCTTCGGCCTTGCCAGCGTTCCGGCGCTGCTGCCGCTTGCGGTCTGGTCGCTTCTCCTGATGATCCGGGGTTATATCGGGCGTATCGCCCGGCGCAGCCTTGCGTGGGTGGGGGCGGCGCTGCTCTTTGCCGCCATTGCAAGCTGCTTCGCCGTGCCGCAAAGCTGGCCAATGCCAATCGGCCTTGGCGGTGTTTTCGGCGATATGCTGCTTCGGATACCGGGTTTCTTCCTTGGCGGGTTCCCGCAAGGGGCTATTGCCTCCGCTATTGCGCTGGTTCTGGCTTTTCCAGCCTTGTGGTTCTGTTTTTTTGCAAGCGGCATCATTGGTCGCGGGGCGGAAGCGGTCAATCCGGCCATGCTTTCGGCAAATCGTTCTGCCGATGATGAATTCGCGGATGAGGATGCAGACAATGAAGCCGGTGGCGGTTTCCACTTCATCGGTGCGCTGACCCATCTGGTGCTGATGACGACAGCCACGATCAGGCGCATGACCGGACTTGGCCGCCGCCGCTCGCGCGAGGATGATTTCGACGACATGCGCATGGTGCGCCGCAGTGCCGAAACCCGCAATGCGCCGCCGCCCCGCGCCCGCAAGGCGCGTGTGGAACAGACCGCGCCGTCGCCGAAGCCCGGCCCGCGCGCCCAGCGCGAGGCGCAGCCTTCCTTCCTTAAGGATAATGGTATCTTTGAAATGCCGTCGCTGCATTTCCTGGCCGAACCGAAGCTCGTGCAGCGCGACCCCGCGCTTTCCAAGGATGCGCTGGAGCAGAATGCCCGTCTGCTTGCGGGCGTGCTGGAAGATTTCGGTGTGCGTGGCGAGATCATCAATGTCAAACCCGGCCCCGTGGTCACGCTTTATGAGCTTGAACCGGCACCGGGCATCAAGTCCTCGCGCGTCATCGGCCTTGCCGACGATATTGCGCGCTCGATGAGCGCGATTGCCGCGCGTGTGGCTGTCATTCCGGGGCGCAACGCGATCGGTATCGAACTGCCGAACCCTAAGCGCGAAATGGTCTATCTGCGTGAGATGCTGGCGAGCCGCGACTTTGAGCAATCGAAGGCGAAGCTTGCGCTGGCACTCGGCAAGACCATCAATGGCGAGCCGGTCATTGCCGATATTGCCAAGATGCCGCACGTTCTGGTTGCGGGCACCACCGGCTCGGGCAAGTCGGTTGCGATCAACACCATGATCCTGTCGTTGCTCTATCGCATGACGCCGCAGGAATGCCGCCTCATCATGATCGACCCCAAGATGCTGGAGCTTTCCGTCTATGACGGCATTCCGCATCTGCTGACGCCGGTTGTGACGGACCCGAAGAAGGCCGTTGTCGCGCTCAAATGGACCGTGCGCGAAATGGAAGACCGCTATCGCAAGATGTCGAAGGTCGGCGTGCGCAATATTGACGGCTTCAACCAGCGTGTCGGTCTGGCGCAGAAAAAGGGCGAGCCGATTGCGCGCACGGTACAGACCGGCTTCGACCGCAATACCGGCGAGGCGATCTACGAGACGGAAGAACTCGATCTCGAACCCATGCCCTATATCGTCGTGATTATCGACGAAATGGCCGACCTCATGATGGTCGCAGGCAAGGATATTGAAGGCGCGGTGCAGCGTCTGGCGCAGATGGCGCGTGCGGCAGGCATTCACGTCATCATGGCGACGCAGCGCCCGTCGGTCGATGTCATCACCGGCACGATCAAGGCCAATTTCCCGACCCGCATTTCCTTCCAGGTGACGTCGAAGATCGACAGCCGAACCATTCTGGGCGAACAGGGTGCCGAACAGCTTCTTGGCCAGGGCGACATGCTGTTCATGGCGGGCGGCGGGCGCATCCAGCGCGTGCATGGGCCATTTGTCGGCGACGACGAGGTGGAGCGCATCGTGCAGCATCTCAAGCTTCAGGGCGTGCCGGAATATCTCGATGCCATCACCGAGGATGAAGACGATGACGAGGGCGGTAGCGGCCCGGCTGGAACCGGCAATCTGGAGGATTCCGACGATCCGTATGATCAGGCCGTGGCCGTCGTGCTGCGCGACAAGAAGGCGTCCACATCCTATATTCAGCGCCGTCTCGGCATCGGCTATAATCGCGCTGCCTCAATCATCGAACGCATGGAAGATGAGGGCATTGTCGGCCCGGCCAACCATGCGGGCAAGCGCGAAATACTGGTGCCCACGGGCGATGATGATTTCTAAAGCTTTTCCAGCGGTTTAATCAAAACAGGAAATGCTCTGGAACTATATAATGCGGTGAATTTCAGGAGCTTGCGGCCTTCATGGCCTCACGCAGAACCGCGTAAATATAAGGGTCTGCGGACTGGGCGACATTGAAACGCAGAAAGCCTGCCGCCGTGCATGAGGGGCTGAAGACATTTCCCGGTGCAAGCACGACGCCTTTTTCCAGAGCATGACGGGCAACAGGTCCGGAATCCATCCCGTCGGGAAGCCGCGCCCATAAAAACATGCCGCCTTGCGGTTTCGTCCATAAGTCCAGGCCGGTTGCCTTCAGCCGGTTTGCGGTCAGTGTCATGGCATCTGCAAGCCTGGTGCGCAGGCTTTCAATATGCCGCCGATAGGTGCCGTCGATCAGAAGTGCATGGACGATCTGCGGCGAGAGCGCATTGCAGCCGAAGCTGGTGGCGAGTTTGAGGTCGGTAAGCCCTTCGATCCAGTCCCGGCGTCCGGCAATATAGCCAACGCGCGCGGCTGCCGACAGCGTCTTGGAGAAACTGCCAATGTGCAGCACACGCTCAAACCCGTCCAGCTCTGCCAGAAGCGGGGTGGGCGAGGGGTGGAAATCACCAAAGATATTGTCTTCGACCAGAGTGATGCCATGGGCTTCGGCAAGCTTTAAAAGCCGGTGGGCCGTGGCAGGCGTCATGATGCCGCCGGTCGGGTTATGCAGCCCGGCATTGGAGATATAGAGCTTGGGCGCGTGTTCGGTTGCCGCATTGGCGAAGGCGTCGAGATCTGGCCCGGAATGGGTGTAAGGCACGCCAACCAGTTTTACCCGATGGGTGAGCAGCACCGCCTGAAAATTGAAATAGCATGGATCGTCCACCAGCACCGTGTCGCCGGGCTGGAGGAGATAGCGGCAGATGAGATCAATGGCCTGCGTGCCGGAATCGGTGAGCAGGATTTCCCCGCCCGCAATGTCGATGCCCTGCTCGCCAAGGCGGTGGGCGAGATGCTGGCGCAAGGGGCGGAAGCCAAGCGGCTCGCCATAAGTGGTGAGGTTGCTCTGGTCGTCGCGGGCAATGGTGCGCAGCGCCCGGCGAAGGGCCTCCTGCGGCAACCATCCATCGGGTAGCCAGCCGCAGCCGGGCTTGAGGGTTCGGCTTTCCGCTTCGAGCGATTGCCGCATGACCCAGAACGGATCGATCTGCCGGTCCTTGTGCGGGGCGGTGGCGGCAAGCGAGAATGGCTGGCGCGCCCGCTCGGAAACATAAAAGCCCGCGCCGCGCCGCGACTGGATGATACCTTCCGCGACCAGCCGGTCATAGGCTTCCACCACAGTCGATTTCGAGACGTTCATCGTTTCCGCAAGGCGGCGGATCGAGGGCAGCCTCGCCCCGGGTGCGAGGCTCATCGCGGTGATGCGGCCGCGAATGATGCCCATGACCTTTTCGACGAGTGGCATCCTGTCGGCGGGGGCGCCTTGTTCGCCACGCCCGATTTCCCCGCCTGTATAGGCGGCTTCGACAGCTTCCAAGCTATGCAGCAGGCCGATCGGAATCATCTGTACCACCATTCATACCAGTACAGTTTGCCAGAATTGTCTGGAAACTGTCTCTGATTTTTTAGACGAGTTCACGGCATTGTCCGTAAAAGCCATATACGATTTTGCAGAAAGCCGAAAAGACAGAATGAACAAGACAGCGGGATGGATTAACGGATTTTTAGGGGTGCTGATCTTTTCCGGGTCACTGCCAGCAACGCGACTGGCCGTGATCGATATCGATCCGACCTTCCTGACCATGGCGCGGGCGTCCATCGCGGGATTGCTTGGAATGGTGTTTCTGCTCCTGTTTCGGGAGCCTTTTCCGCGCAAAAGCGATGCTGTTTCACTGGTTGTCGTGGCGCTGGGCGTCGTGGTCGGCTTTCCGCTTCTGACCGGGCTTGCGCTCCAACACATGACCTCCGCCCGTGCGATTGTCTTTATCGGCCTGCTGCCGCTTTCGACGGCGATCTTCGCAGTCCTGCGCGGCGGCGAGCGGCCGCGGCCACTGTTCTGGCTGTTTTCGGTTGTGGGAAGCCTGGTCGTCGCATCCTATGCCTATGGGCAGGGAAGTCAGTCCACGCTTATGGGCGATGGCTTGATGCTGGCGGCGATCATCGTCTGCGGGCTTGGCTATGCAGAAGGGGCGCGCCTTTCACGCAGGCTGGGCGGCTGGCAGGTCATATGCTGGGCGCTGGTGTTCGCGCTGCCCGTCATGTTGCCCTTGAGCGTCTTCACACGCCCTGAGACATGGAATGGCATCGGCGCGATGGCCTGGGGCGGGCTTGCCTATGTGTCCCTGTTTTCGATGCTGATCGGCTTTGTGTTCTGGTATCGCGGGCTGGCGCAGGGTGGTACGGCAACGGTCGGCCAGCTTCAGCTCCTCCAGCCTTTTTTCGGGCTGATGCTGGCGGCAGGCGTGGCAGGGGAACCGGTCAGCATGGGCATGGTAGCAACGGCGGCCGTGGTTGTTGTCTGCGTGGCGGGTGCGAAGAAATTCGCTTAGAGCATTTTCGAGCCAAAACTGTTTCACACTTTTGCTGGAAATGCTCTAAATAAATGCCCAGACGGTCGTGCACTTCACTTCCGCGTCTTCAAGGGCGCGCGTTACCGGCACGGTATATATGGCAAGCTGTTGCAGCCGTTCCTTAGGCAGATAGGCGCGGCCCGGATCGCCGACGATGATGCGGGCGCCCCGTTCGGCAAGCTTTGTGAACCACGGAATGAGCCGGTCGGCGAGCGGCTTTTCATAAAAGACGTCGCCTGCCAGAATCATATCCCAGCCGCGGTCCTGCCCAATCAGGTCTTCCGGCGTAACGCTTATCGCTACGTCATTTGCGGCTGCATTGATTTCGATGGCGGGCAGGGCGAATGGATCAATATCGCAGGCAAGGATATTTTTCGCGCCTGCCTTCATTGCGGCAATAGCGACAAGGCCGGAGCCTGAGGCGAAATCCAGCACCCTTTTGCCTGCCACACATTCTGGATGGTCGAGGATATAACGCGCCACGCCCTGACCGCCCGCCCAGGCAAAAGCCCAGAAGGGCGGCGGCAGGCCAATCGTTGCAAGCTCTTCCTCGGTCTTGTGCCAAAGCTCATGCGCTTCGTCGGCCAGATGCAGGCAAATTTCCGGCACATGCGGCGGCGCTTGCAGGCCCGTATTGGCCACAATGAAATCGCGTGCGCTTTTATGGGCCGGATCGAGCATCAGATGTCGTTCGCATCCAGTCCGCCCATGCGGCAGACTTCGATCCATTCGTCTTCCGTCACCGGCTGCACGGAAAGGCGCATCGAGGTGACGAGCGACATGTCTTGCAGCCTGGGGTTTGCCTTCACATCCTTCAGCGTCACCGGCTTCGGCATATCGCGAACAGCCTTGATATCCACACATTCCCAGCGCGGATCGTCGGTGGTGCTGTCGGGATGCGCCAGCGCGCAGACCTCGACAATGCCCACCACTTCAAGCCCCTCGTTGGAATGATAGAAGAAGCCCTTGTCGCCCAGCTTCATGGCGCGCATGTTGTTGCGCGCCTGATAATTGCGCACGCCGTCCCACTGTTCGCCCTTTTCGCCACGGGCCTTTTGCATTTCCCATGACCATTTGAACGGTTCGGATTTGAACAGCCAGTAAGCCATCAGTCATGCGCCTCAAGCGTTGACAGGGTTGTTGATGGCCCAGTTCCATGGGCGCACGGTCACATCCTTGAACAGGCCGGCAAGCGCATAAGGGTCGCTGGCGGCGATTTTTTCGGCTGCGGCCTTGTCGGCGGCTTCAACGACCACGAGACTGCCATTGGGCTTGCCGTCTTCGCCGAGAAAGGGACCGGCGAATTTCAGGGCGTCGCCGAGGCTCTTCAGATAGTCCAGATGCGCCGGGCGGGTATCGAGACGCACTTGCAGATGGTCGGGCTTGTCATTGCACAGGAGGGCAAACAGCATTTTAATCCTCGGTCTTGAGTGGTCGGTTGAGAAGAGCGGTGACTGCTTCATCGATGGTGATTTTTCCGTCAAGCAGCGCCCCCACGGCATCGATGATGGGCGCGGAAATATTGTGCTTGCGGCAAAGCTCTGCGGCAATCGGCGCGGTGGCCACGCCTTCGGCCAGCGGCCGGCTGGTCAGGTCTTCGCCGCGTCCCAGCGCCAATCCATAGGAATAATTGCGC
Protein-coding regions in this window:
- a CDS encoding succinate dehydrogenase iron-sulfur subunit — its product is MVELALPKNSRMQEGKTWPRPDGATRVTEFRIYRWSPDDDENPRIDTYYVDRDDCGPMVLDGLLYIKNKIDPTLTLRRSCREGICGSCAMNIDGANTLACTKGMDDIKGTIKVYPLPHMPVVKDLVPDLNNFYAQHRSIEPWLKTVSPEPQKEWLQSHEDRQKLDGLYECILCACCSTSCPSYWWNGDRYLGPAVLLQAYRWLIDSRDEAKGERLDNLEDPFRLYRCHTIMNCAQTCPKGLNPAKAIAEIKKMMVERRV
- the tesB gene encoding acyl-CoA thioesterase II, giving the protein MSDEEKSGIEQTAAMRELLSILDLETLEMDLFRGNSPQVGWQRVFGGQVIGQALIAAQRTVDPERHVHSLHAYFVRPGDPAIPIIYEVDRIRDGSSFSTRRVLAKQHGKAIFTLSASFQIDEGGLDHQMPMPEGLPQPEQLVGDHDIKEKYLDMAPPGVRKYWERERPIEIKPVSLTHYFSREKLEPVQHVWVRARGLVPDDRALQAAILAYLSDMTLLDTSLHPHGRFIFDRDMQVASLDHAMWFHRPCRLDDWLLYTQDAPSASGARGFNRGALYTRDGVLIASVAQEGLIRVHEKNK
- a CDS encoding DNA translocase FtsK, whose product is MRQGYSPSYPLRDERITEDRLRFANLVRRQVYILLGLGLLSLTAMAVGALATWNVADPSFSHATDNPVTNALGYPGAVFSDLAMQFFGLASVPALLPLAVWSLLLMIRGYIGRIARRSLAWVGAALLFAAIASCFAVPQSWPMPIGLGGVFGDMLLRIPGFFLGGFPQGAIASAIALVLAFPALWFCFFASGIIGRGAEAVNPAMLSANRSADDEFADEDADNEAGGGFHFIGALTHLVLMTTATIRRMTGLGRRRSREDDFDDMRMVRRSAETRNAPPPRARKARVEQTAPSPKPGPRAQREAQPSFLKDNGIFEMPSLHFLAEPKLVQRDPALSKDALEQNARLLAGVLEDFGVRGEIINVKPGPVVTLYELEPAPGIKSSRVIGLADDIARSMSAIAARVAVIPGRNAIGIELPNPKREMVYLREMLASRDFEQSKAKLALALGKTINGEPVIADIAKMPHVLVAGTTGSGKSVAINTMILSLLYRMTPQECRLIMIDPKMLELSVYDGIPHLLTPVVTDPKKAVVALKWTVREMEDRYRKMSKVGVRNIDGFNQRVGLAQKKGEPIARTVQTGFDRNTGEAIYETEELDLEPMPYIVVIIDEMADLMMVAGKDIEGAVQRLAQMARAAGIHVIMATQRPSVDVITGTIKANFPTRISFQVTSKIDSRTILGEQGAEQLLGQGDMLFMAGGGRIQRVHGPFVGDDEVERIVQHLKLQGVPEYLDAITEDEDDDEGGSGPAGTGNLEDSDDPYDQAVAVVLRDKKASTSYIQRRLGIGYNRAASIIERMEDEGIVGPANHAGKREILVPTGDDDF
- a CDS encoding VOC family protein, which gives rise to MLDHIGFNIADMKKSRAFYDAALSPLGIGHAMEFGDWVGYGRNGKPEFWIGAQKGAKLEGVLHVAFSAGTRSEVDRFYEAAIAAGGRDNGKPGLRPHYHPDYYAAFVLDPDGHNIEVVCHLPE
- a CDS encoding PLP-dependent aminotransferase family protein; this translates as MIPIGLLHSLEAVEAAYTGGEIGRGEQGAPADRMPLVEKVMGIIRGRITAMSLAPGARLPSIRRLAETMNVSKSTVVEAYDRLVAEGIIQSRRGAGFYVSERARQPFSLAATAPHKDRQIDPFWVMRQSLEAESRTLKPGCGWLPDGWLPQEALRRALRTIARDDQSNLTTYGEPLGFRPLRQHLAHRLGEQGIDIAGGEILLTDSGTQAIDLICRYLLQPGDTVLVDDPCYFNFQAVLLTHRVKLVGVPYTHSGPDLDAFANAATEHAPKLYISNAGLHNPTGGIMTPATAHRLLKLAEAHGITLVEDNIFGDFHPSPTPLLAELDGFERVLHIGSFSKTLSAAARVGYIAGRRDWIEGLTDLKLATSFGCNALSPQIVHALLIDGTYRRHIESLRTRLADAMTLTANRLKATGLDLWTKPQGGMFLWARLPDGMDSGPVARHALEKGVVLAPGNVFSPSCTAAGFLRFNVAQSADPYIYAVLREAMKAASS
- a CDS encoding ubiquinone biosynthesis hydroxylase, with the translated sequence MAGQKNTDAPRNNDVVIAGGGYVGLVTAVAIKSAAPHLSVTVIDGAPAGAWKNDPRASSIAAAASRMLYKLGCWQEIVPEAQPITEMVITDSRTSDPVRPVFLTFEGEVEPGEPFAHMVENRVLNTALHNKADALGITFLEAVSVENFETRPEGVTVTLANGDRLETRLLIAADGARSRLRDLAGIKTVNWDYGQSGIVCNVAHERPHGGRADEHFLPAGPFAILPLKGNRCSLVWTERTADAERLIREDDFVFEAELEQRFGHRLGALHVEGPRRAFPLGLTLAREFVKPRFALVGDAAHRIHPIAGQGLNLGFRDAAAIAEVVVETDRLGLDIGSFAALERYQAWRRFDTVQMGVTTDILTKLFSNDNPAVRSIRDIGLGLVDRVPSLKSFFIKQAAGLSGDTPRLLKGEPI
- a CDS encoding ammonium transporter is translated as MLITGRNKQTALMASLPALFALAGTAMAQDTAPAPTLDTGDTAWMLTSTALVLMMTIPGLALFYGGMVRKKNVLSTVMQSFAITCLMSILWMIAGYSLAFTDGGSLHSYIGGFSKVFFSGVTMESLTGTIPEYLFITFQMTFAIITPALITGSFAERMKFSSMLVFLTLWLFIVYVPVAHWVWGGGFMASDGVLDFAGGTVVHINAGVAGLVAALVIGKRDGYGHTNMAPHNLVLSVIGAALLWVGWFGFNAGSAAGANALAGVAMLNTQVATAGAALAWMFVEWAISGKPSVLGIISGAVAGLVAVTPAAGFVNPTGALIIGIVAGAVCYVAAVKIKHVLGYDDSLDAFGVHGVGGFVGAVLTGFFADATINPASEGATIGKQFFGAAITIIYTAIATVIILYVVKAIMGLRPGKQAEIEGLDIALHGEAVQ